One segment of Anser cygnoides isolate HZ-2024a breed goose chromosome 5, Taihu_goose_T2T_genome, whole genome shotgun sequence DNA contains the following:
- the ATP6V1D gene encoding V-type proton ATPase subunit D: MSGKDRIEIFPSRMAQTIMKARLKGAQTGRNLLKKKSDALTLRFRQILKKIIETKLLMGEVMREAAFSLAEAKFTAGDFSTTVIQNVNKAQVKIRAKKDNVAGVTLPVFEHYQEGGDSYELTGLARGGEQLAKLKRNYAKAVELLVELASLQTSFITLDEAIKITNRRVNAIEHVIIPRIERTLSYIITELDEREREEFYRLKKIQEKKKVLKEKSEKERELRRAAGGEREPANLLAEEKDEDLLFE; this comes from the exons atGTCGGGCAAGGACCGCATCGAGATCTTCCCGTCGCGGAT GGCTCAGACCATCATGAAGGCTCGTTTGAAAGGAGCCCAAACAGGTCGTAACctcttgaagaaaaaatctgaTGCTTTGACACTTCGATTCAGGCAGATCcttaagaaaattattgag actAAGTTGCTGATGGGTGAGGTGATGAGAGAAGCTGCCTTTTCACTTGCTGAGGCAAAGTTTACAGCAGGAGATTTCAG TACCACTGTGATCCAAAATGTGAACAAAGCTCAAGTCAAGATCAGAGCTAAGAAGGACAATGTAGCAG GTGTAACCTTGCCAGTTTTTGAGCACTATCAGGAAGGAGGGGACA gctaTGAGCTGACCGGCTTGGCCAGGGGTGGAGAACAGCTGGCTAAGCTGAAGAGAAACTATGCAAAGGctgtggagctgcttgtggaaCTGGCCTCCTTACAG ACATCCTTTATTACTTTGGATGAAGCCATCAAAATAACAAACAGACGTGTGAATGCAATTGAACATG TGATTATTCCCAGGATTGAGCGCACTCTTTCCTATATCATCACAGAACTGGATGAAAGAGAACGAGAGGAATTTTACAG GTTAAAGAAgatccaggaaaagaaaaaagtactgaaagaaaaatctgagaaagaACGGGAGCTGCGaagggctgctggtggggaaCGTGAACCAGCTAATCTCTTAGCAGAAGAGAAGGATGAAGACCTTCTCTTTGAGTAA
- the EIF2S1 gene encoding eukaryotic translation initiation factor 2 subunit 1, with protein MPVLSCRFYQHKFPEVEDVVMVNVRSIAEMGAYVSLLEYNNIEGMILLSELSRRRIRSINKLIRIGRNECVVVIRVDKEKGYIDLSKRRVSPEEAIKCEDKFTKSKTVYSILRHVAEVLEYTKDEQLESLFQRTAWVFDDKYKRPGYGAYDAFKHAVSDPAILDSLDLTEEERRVLIDNINRRLTPQAVKIRADIEVACYGYEGIDAVKEALRAGLNCSTETMPIKINLIAPPRYVMTTTTLERTEGLSVLNQAMAVIKEKIEEKRGVFNVQMEPKVVTDTDETELARQLERLERENAEVDGDDDAEEMEAKTED; from the exons ATGCCAGTACTAAGCTGTAGATTCTACCAGCATAAATTTCCAGAGGTGGAAGATGTAGTGATGGTCAATGTTCGGTCCATCGCTGAAATGGGGGCTTACGTCAGCCTGCTGGAGTACAACAACATTGAAGGCATGATCCTCCTCAGCGAGCTGTCCAGAAGACGTATTCGTTCCATAAACAAACTCATCCGCATTGGAAGGAACGAATGTGTTGTGGTCATAAGAGTTGACAAAGAGAAAG GTTATATTGACTTGTCAAAACGAAGAGTTTCTCCAGAGGAGGCAATCAAATGTGAAGACAAATTCACAAAATCAAAGACT GTTTACAGCATTCTTCGCCATGTTGCTGAGGTCTTGGAGTACACTAAGGATGAGCAGCTTGAGAGTCTGTTCCAGAGAACTGCCTGGGTATTTGATGACAAGTACAAAAGACCTGGATATGGTGCTTATGATGCATTCAAGCATGCAGTCTC AGACCCAGCAATCCTGGATAGCCTGGATCTGACAGAGGAAGAGAGGCGTGTATTGATCGACAATATTAACAGGCGtctgacaccacaagcagtcAAAATCCGAGCTG ATATTGAAGTTGCCTGTTATGGTTATGAAGGCATAGATGCAGTAAAGGAGGCTTTGAGAGCAGGCTTGAATTGTTCCACAGAGACCATGCCCATTAAA ATTAATCTGATAGCCCCTCCTCGATATGTGATGACTACCACAACCCTGGAGAGAACTGAAGGACTCTCTGTTCTGAATCAAGCCATGGctgtcattaaagaaaaaattgaggagaagagaggagtcTTTAATGTGCAGATGGAG cctaagGTGGTTACTGATACAGATGAAACTGAGCTTGCAAGACAGTTGGAAAGACTGGAGAGGGAAAATGCTGAAGTGGATGGCGATGACGATGCTGAGGAAATGGAAGCCAAAACTGAAGACTAA